GACTGGGGAGTGCTGGCCACTCCATTATAGTCAGAACGTAGCTGTCTGAGTGCTCTCTCTAAATAGTTCTTGCACAGTTTGAATTTGTGGTTTAGGTCTCCTGATGTAAAAAGAAATTGCCTCCAATTGAACAATATCCACAGGCCACAGCACTGACTTTTCTTATTCCAGGGTCCTTTCACCCAGACCTCCAAGATTACCACCACCAGAAGGTGTCATAAAGCTCCAGTATCTTTCCATTTGTCCCACACCTCACAAATACTCTTTGTGGCCCAAATACCTCCAATCTTCTTCCATCCACGATCTATGTTGTCCATGTATGTTTCATCTCAGCGTTTTCCTTTTCTCAGCCAGACTTGGATATGACTTTCTCCTATGCAACTATGCCACTATGGAGTAATTTTGTGCTGTTCTATGAAGGGAAAAGTATGTACTGTTGTAAGAGAAAAAGTTATTTGGCAATTTCattaatagaataatattaatttCTGAGAAGAATAAAGAGTTTGAAAAGACACTTTTCccttttctattattattttccttGTTTTGACACAATAAATGAACTCAGAAAAGCTGACGCTTTGGAAACTCAACTAGCTAAATTAATTGCATCTTTAATCATCGGAACAGCTTTCAGCTGTGCTAACATAATTGGAAAAGagatttttaaatgatcaaTTAGCCTTTTAACATGATAAACTTGCATTAGGTAACACAATGAAACAGAAGTGTTGTCTGCTGAAAACAGACTTCGGCCTGTGTAGATGGTTCATTTAAAATCATTAGGGATTTATCATCGGCAATTCCATTAATCATTAATCATCAATTACAACGTTTCATTTGACTAGGTGTTTATGCTGATATTGTTTTGTTATGCAGGTCTTCCACTCGATTCAGAGAACATGCATGGAGCTTTTGAAGGTCATTGAGCAGTATCAGAGGAGGATCTGCAGTAAGTTCAAATATAATTGTTAAATCATTTTGAGTACAACGAATCTACTGATTGAGTTTAAGACTTCTAGaatgtcaaccaaaacaaacacattcttAAGATATTAATATCCATCCAGAGTGATTTCTCTCTCTTACTGTTCAGTCCTTTCCCAAGAAGAGAATGAGCTGGGTCGTTTCCTGCGCTCCCAGGGCTCTCAGGATAAAACCAGAGCTGGAAAGATCATGCAAGCCACAGGAAAAGCTCTCTGCTTCTCATCACAGCAGAGGTAGGGGACACGGATCAATGTACAATCtgccacatccttaaaataaatcacatgCTGGACTAGAAAATAGCTTCAAGTAAAGGTCAGCCAACTGTATCACCCCAAATCCACAAAAAGGATGGAGAGTCATATCAGGAATGTTCATCAGGAGCAATAAAATAGCTGCCCTAACAGAGCAGATAACAGGGTTACTACACAGCATAGGTACTCTCACTCTACTGAAAACAGGGATTTCATTTACGTGTCCGAATCTGTGTGTCAGTCTGACAGTAGTGgtgataattattattaatataactTAGTAAATTATattgtttagattttttaaGATCAGCGGCAGCATGAAAGTCATGTTGACGATTTTGGTTTTGCcagtatttctattttttttttttcccattgctCATCTTTTGATTCTTGAGTTCACCATTTGCATTTCCAAGATCATTTAAAGCTTTTCGTCCTGGAGCTGAGATACTTTTCAGTGCAGCTGAATAAATCAGCAGACTAATCTGCAGCGTAGACAAGACATGACAAATTTTCCACATGATGATCCAAGCCACATGCAGCACCTTAATACGGAGTTTAATACGACACCCTGCAGATTGGCTCTGAGGAACCCGCTGTGCCGTTTGTACCAGGAGGTGGAAACGTTCCGTTATCGTGCCATCTCAGACACGTGGCTGACAGTGAATCGAATGGAGCAGTCAAGGACTGAGTACCGTGGAGCGCTGCTTTGGATGAAGGACGTATCTCAGGAGCTCGACCCAGATACACATAAACAGATGGAGAAATTCagaaaggtttgttttgttcttttcagaGCGCAGCAATGAAGAGATTAACAATCATTTTCATAGCAGAAAGAAAAGCTTACATACTAGCACAAATAATGCCTGCATTCTCTTTAGTTTTGCCCATCTCAGGGCTCAGGCATACGTGATAGTTCAAAGTGACACTTCAGGGTTTAAGCTGCACCTCCTGTGACAATTCATAATGTCTATATACCAGTAAGTCACAACTGCATATAATCCAATTAATTGTTCTTTTGTTAATTTAATGGGTACTTCTCAGACTGCAACCCCACTGTTGATATGATGAAGTGCTGCTCCCGCCTAGAGCAACATAAAAACAGTAATATCAGAGCCCTGCCAACGCAGTCTGTGGGAAATTGGCAAAAATATTATGACTTCCACAAATTCAATTTCTTCCTTCGCCGCAGGGCCTGCAGCAATCATTAATTAATCTGTCAATTTTTTTTGATTAAATGTTTagtcttaaaaataaatgtcagaaacactggaaaatgTCCATCATCAGCTTACAGTGCTTCGTCTGGTTCATatttatattctgttttagtGGGACAACAGTTTAAAACCCTAAAACATGTAGACCATGTTGAAATAACTACAAATGCCATTTTACTAATCAATTCAGCATTAACAACACAACAGAccaaaaagcaagaaaacatgTTATAAAACCTGACACCAGAGGGCAGAACATACCCATAGATGGTGGTCCGCCTGCAAGAACCCAGCACTTTTTACAGTTATGTGAACAAGAACTCGACTGTTTGCATTTTCCTTGTGTGTCATATAATACTAGGTGGGGAGCATTTCACATATATTCTCTCTCAGGTTCAGGCTCAGGTGCGCACAACCAAAACGAGCTTTGACAAACTGAAGAATGACGTCTGCCAGAAAGTGGACCTGCTGGGAGCGAGCCGCTGCAACCTCCTCTCTCACGTCTTAACCACATATCAGGTTCGCCTCACAAGTCCCAGCTGTCTGCGTACACTCCACCGAGCTTAAATATGGTGTTTTCAATGGCTCTGCCACATGTGGCTTAGTCAGCAGGTCTAAACTATCACCCGCTGGGGTGAATTACTACTTTTACCTTGAGCAGCTGAGCGTGTAACTTGTTTCTTGTGTGCGTGTCTTAGACAACACTTTTGCACTTCTGGGAGAAAACATCCCACACCATGGCAGCCATCCATGAGAGCTTCAAGGGCTGTCAGCATTATGAGTTCTCTACAATTAAGGTCTGAGAGAGTCTCAGTAATAACAGTACTAAATGCTGACACTGGAGACATGTAATGACAATAAGCGATGATTTTGTTCCAATTATTGTTCCAGACTTTACAAGACCCTGTGGACAAACTGGCtaaaaagaaggggaaaaataaagtcaaggcagaaacagaagaagcaaagaaagaagaaaccacagACGACCAGTGAGCTTCAAGAAATATCTATTGTTATGCAAGAAAACCAAACGCGTAcgaaaaacagtgaaaatgtcgAGTACATGTATGGGCAATGTTCAGTCTGAACAGAGACAAAGAATTTCTGCAAGCCAGCTGTAGGTCAGCCTGACTCATCCCCGAGGCATCAACTAAGGCTGTTTTCTTAAAGCCACTGGTATGTCTCGTTTACGCAGACTGTTTCCTTAGGCGGCGGTGTGTGATGCAACAGGTTATGGCATTAGTGTGAAATGGGTGTAACTCCAAGCCCATCAGGATTATGGTTGTGAATGGGTGTACTTTAACCTAAACCACAATTATTCCCTAACCTAACCAAGCAGTTTTTAGGTCCTACACCCaaccagcaaaaaacaaaacaaactaccACACCATGACTTCCTAGCTGACAGCGCCATGGATTCAACATCCTAACACATACTTTTAGGTCTCTAAAAACAGAGTCAATGTCTCCTGATTGGTGCCAATGACAAAAGGACAGGTAGCACCTGAGAAAAACTGATCTATTGAAGGCCCACTGGGATGAGGACACACTGTGTATGTCACCTATGAACAAAATGCTATAAGCttaatttctgtttctttacAGACTCATCTCTCTTGTAAATGAAAACACCAGTGACAAGGCGAGAGAAGGTAAAAGATGTAAAACTTGAagatttaattgtgtttttaaattgcattttagGTTGAAAATAATAACTGACTTCATTGTTAAATAATCTGATTATATGGAAAATAACAAAACTAAGAACAAATGGGACCCATTATCAATCCTGGCACCAATTTTTCTACAGTTCAGGGTTACAGCAAGGATGGAGCACTTGTTAGAAGCAGAGGGTGACCTGAAGGCCCAGCATAAAGATGTAGTGCAAGATGAgcaaggattattttgaactgtgaatcatgcaaagccacATCAGTAGAGTCAGTGAATTCAAATGTGGAGGTGGAAATAAGTGTAAATGGTCCCCTCAGTGATTTGAGTCCATAGTGAATGGCAAAGCAAACTAAGGAAAGGAAAGCTGTCTTGAATCTAGataattataattaaaattaatgtgaAAATTTAAACACtgtgtgggggggaaaaaaaaaaaaaaagataaaatcatccaaacatttttaaattaacactttttgtTGCTTCCCAGAGTCGGAGGGAGAGGAGACAGACAGCATGGCCTTACTGAATGAGATCCTGGGAGGTTTGTCTGTGGATGAGGGAGATTTTTCTCAGGAGTGGACAGAAGTGTTTGGAGAGACTGAGGAAGGAACAAGTGCTGCATCCACCAGACCAACAGAGGCCCAGGACAaggaaaacttctttctaccaTCACAGCTTTTGGACCAGAGTTTGAATAATCTGCAGTCTTCCATCTCAggtcagcctgtgtgtgtgtgtgtgtgtgtgtgtgtgtgtgtgtgtgtgtgtgtgtgtgtgtgtgtgtgtgtgtgtgtgttgcaacTGTGCTACTATACAAGAGTGAACCAGAAAATTGGCAAGTTGGTCCAAGGAAGCTCTTTAGTAATCAAAAGAATAGACCATTTGGATTTTGCTCCATTAGACCGATTCTCTCACCATGACCACCATGCAGAACCTGGAAAAATTAGCCACCATTAACCACCAATTAgccataatttattttaattacacaTTAAGGAGAGATACATATTCCTAAAAACTAATAAACACAGTTTTTCTTTGAATCAGTGGATTAGCAAAATCACCAAAAGGCAGAGTTAAAATGAGCTGCTTTTTCCTCCCCAATGGTTTCCACACAGGCAAAAGAGTGGCTTTAAAAGGATTTATCAAATCCACATCTGTCAAAGTAATAGCAGGAGGCTGTTAAAATACAGCAATTAGATTTCCTTACCCGTAGGTAATTGCCAACTACTTTCCATCTCCTCTTGGCTTGGATTCTCATCTGGTATTGTTAACTTGGTTTTGTGAATTTCCAGCTTTAAAGGTTGCAAGCTGCACACTTCTATAAAACTGCTTATAGTTTGACTGCATTTCCGAGGCACATATAAGAATCCGGCAATTCAGTGTTAATCATTAAAGTGCAATAGGTCAGACAAAATGAGTGAGTGATTTACTGTAGCATGACTGAGATTTAACTCATGAGTCACAGCACATTACTGTGGGAATATTCCCACAATCCCAAAACAATCATTGAGAAAGAAAAGTCCTGTAAATATATGCAAGATGGGCGAGGTCAAGGAGAAACAAATGATATCAGGAGAGACTAACTTGTGAGTGACTTTTGGAAATATACTGAGGCCTCAGTCTCTTCCTATGAAAAGCCGTTAAACATGCATTTTCTACTTTTAACTGGTACGACAGATTGAACCCCAAATTAAGGGAACACGAAACTGTAAACACCAACAATAATTAGACCCAGCGTTGGTAGAAATATAAAATCGTTATAAAGCAAATGAGCGGTAGTCAATCTGTGCAAACAGAAGTGCTGCAGGGGCTGACTTGAAATGCAAAACTGCTTCTTACAGTTTACAGGGAAACAGAGCGtgcctcttctctttttctcctctcaaaTGTTGGCATGAGGCTTATCTCACACACACTTAATATGGCATACATATCAAATTAGACCTTCAGTAAATTTTGTGCATCTGCAGAGTGACTTCCAAAGCACAAGCCCATTGAAAGCTGTCTGTCTCCACTGCAAAACTAAATTTACATCAGAGCTCTTTTGCAGTCATATTCAGAGTGCATGATCAGGCTGTGAAACTGGtagaaatgtggaaaaaaatcctTTATTTTGCTTCTAAACATGGTTACTTGTTCTTATTATTAAATACTGCATGCTGTAACTAGCACTCATTCTCAGGCTTGTAAAACAAGTTGCTGTAAAGATGCAACTGCTGTGCAGTAAAGATTATGGCATGACCTTGACAACCTTGTACTAAACAGAAAGCATTTTGAGGGGATTTTGGTTAAAGGTCactgtttaaattaaaaattgcaCAGGATCAGCAGCCAAACtgtatttaaagaaaacacaaagtttgaTGAATTTTGCCTATAATAAAGGTTTTAAGTTGTACTTTTACCAACATCCTTGTTATTGCTGGACTCTGCCATAGGATAATATTCAGTACGTCTCTCGTCttctagaatagaatagccctttattgtcattgtatacaatgacaataaagggctattatATTCTAGAGCATGTTGGATTGAAGCAATAGTGGTGAAAGAGGTCAGCCCTTCAAGAGGCAGACAAGCCAACAGAAAGCAGAGCAGACTGATCCAAAAGAAGTCACAGAACTCCGGATGGAGTCCAAACTGGCAAATCAAAACTAAAACGGCTCATCTTcaaaggaaggaggaaaaaaatccacataTTCCCAAGAGCCAAGCAATTTCAGATCCAGGCAGTAGGACTTAAAAGGCAAGGTCAGGGTGCAACTGTAAAATCTACGAAGTACTTCAGCTTATTCAAAAGTTCTGCTGAAGGTGAAACAACAAtacacaattaaaaacaaattctcCATTTGGTTAAGTAAGAAATGTACAGCACACTTCACTGTTCTCTCCAGAGCCATGAAGTGCTGCTACATGTTGCATTTTCAAGACACGGAAAAGAATGGAAACCAAATAAATATGTCTGAAACAAGacaatttctgttttgtattcacAAAATGTTTGCAATGCAGTAAATGTTTTGATTTTCTGTGGGACGAGTCATCAGCTGTGTGCGATGGAGTGTAATGACTCGTGTTGGATCGTGCTTTTGCACAGTAACAGTTTCCTAGTGAGTAACCCGAATCTATGCTTCCTCTTCAGATTGGGCCCCACATTCTGCCACTCAAGCAACTGAGCACTCATCTGAAGTCAATCAGAGCACTCCAAAGCCAGCAGAGAGAGGTAGGCCTGGGCGATATAAGTCAAGACATTAGAAAG
The DNA window shown above is from Astatotilapia calliptera chromosome 11, fAstCal1.2, whole genome shotgun sequence and carries:
- the ica1 gene encoding islet cell autoantigen 1 isoform X1, with product MEGGNFGYSRDYLDRFIQSQDSSVVNKFQQKYWKTKQTLIKVTGKKEDEHVVASDADLDAKLEVFHSIQRTCMELLKVIEQYQRRICILSQEENELGRFLRSQGSQDKTRAGKIMQATGKALCFSSQQRLALRNPLCRLYQEVETFRYRAISDTWLTVNRMEQSRTEYRGALLWMKDVSQELDPDTHKQMEKFRKVQAQVRTTKTSFDKLKNDVCQKVDLLGASRCNLLSHVLTTYQTTLLHFWEKTSHTMAAIHESFKGCQHYEFSTIKTLQDPVDKLAKKKGKNKVKAETEEAKKEETTDDQLISLVNENTSDKAREESEGEETDSMALLNEILGGLSVDEGDFSQEWTEVFGETEEGTSAASTRPTEAQDKENFFLPSQLLDQSLNNLQSSISDWAPHSATQATEHSSEVNQSTPKPAEREAEGTSKDLSAWFNLFADLDPLSNPDAIGKTNTEHELHNA
- the ica1 gene encoding islet cell autoantigen 1 isoform X2; translated protein: MEGGNFGYSRDYLDRFIQSQDSSVVNKFQQKYWKTKQTLIKVTGKKEDEHVVASDADLDAKLEVFHSIQRTCMELLKVIEQYQRRICILSQEENELGRFLRSQGSQDKTRAGKIMQATGKALCFSSQQRLALRNPLCRLYQEVETFRYRAISDTWLTVNRMEQSRTEYRGALLWMKDVSQELDPDTHKQMEKFRKTHLSCK